One region of Plasmodium vivax chromosome 7, whole genome shotgun sequence genomic DNA includes:
- a CDS encoding RER1 protein, putative (encoded by transcript PVX_098600A), with product MDETEPTLPDLCKKIINTHNNYIDKTTLYVKTRWFGLLGLFILYVLRVYYVTGFYVVSYALSIFLLNLFLRFLTPHNIEEIYEQYENENNGLLLPMKQTNERKNENNPDDKKEFRPFLRKLNEFKFWLYASRAILISIFCTFFPFMDIPVFWPLLLFYFICLFFATMKQQIKNMIKFKYLPFNTATKQTYGSVARGNKISR from the coding sequence atggacgaaACAGAGCCGACCCTGCCAgatttgtgtaaaaaaataatcaacaCGCATAATAACTATATTGATAAGACAACTCTATATGTAAAAACAAGATGGTTTGGTTTATTGgggttatttattttatacgtTCTTAGGGTATATTACGTGACGGGTTTTTACGTAGTGTCATATGCGCTATCGATTTTTTTACTAAACTTATTTTTGCGATTTTTAACCCCCCACAATATAGAAGAAATATATGAGCagtatgaaaatgaaaataacgGTTTATTACTCCCCATGAAACAAACGaatgaacgaaaaaatgagaaCAATCCTGATGATAAGAAAGAGTTTAGgccatttttacgaaaaCTGAACGAATTCAAATTCTGGCTGTATGCCAGTAGAGCTATTTTGATATCAATattttgtaccttttttccctttatggACATACCAGTATTTTGGCCCCTATTACTTTTTTACTTcatatgcttattttttgcaactaTGAAGCagcagataaaaaatatgatcaaGTTTAAGTATTTGCCGTTTAACACAG
- a CDS encoding small GTPase Rab7, putative (encoded by transcript PVX_098605A) produces the protein MSNKKRTILKVIILGDSGVGKTSLMNQYVNKKFTNQYKATIGADFLTKETIVDNEHLTMQIWDTAGQERFQSLGVAFYRGADCCVLVFDLTNYKTYESLESWKDEFLIQASPKDPDNFPFVIIGNKVDETNKRKVQSLKVLQWCKSNNNIPYFETSAKNAINVDQAFDEIARKAMKQEHQEEQIYLPETFALNNQGDQKIYKSRCC, from the exons AtgtcaaataaaaaaagaaccattTTAAAAGTTATCATTCTTGGGGATAGTGG tgttGGAAAGACATCATTAATGAAtcaatatgtaaataaaaaatttacgaatCAGTACAAGGCGACAA TTGGAGCCGACTTTTTAACGAAAGAAACCATAGTTGACAATGAGCACCTAACAATGCAa ATATGGGACACGGCAGGCCAAGAGCGCTTTCAAAGCCTGGGGGTAGCTTTTTACAGAGGGGCCGATTGCTGTGTGTTAGTTTTTGACTTAACGAATTACAAAACGTATGAATCGCTGGAGTCGTGGAAGGACGAATTTCTGATTCAG GCCAGCCCCAAGGATCCAGACAATTTCCCCTTCGTCATAATTGGAAACAAAGTGGACGAGACGAATAAGAGAAAG GTCCAATCGCTTAAAGTCTTGCAGTGGTGCAAGTCGAACAACAACATCCCCTATTTTGAGACGAGCGCAAAGAACGCAATCAATGTGGATCAGGCGTTTGACGAAATTGCGAGAAAGGCCATGAAGCAGGAACACCAGGAGGAGCAAAT ATATCTGCCTGAGACATTTGCCCTGAACAACCAGGGCgatcaaaaaatatacaaaagtCGCTGTTGCTAG
- a CDS encoding hypothetical protein, conserved (encoded by transcript PVX_098610A), with amino-acid sequence MIYLTYLKTSHFNLKPDDVEPMLNSDNEGVFLLRDSCTSEILVYTNKTCKEKYLEKEASCWSTHVSSLCTREKRNQLNMQSTQSTQNGEEDEEEGEDEDESEDDEEDTPTEANERTTSLYNRDRHFVKYTHEHNFCRAQLLKGTLNKKISKIKGEKKITKQDNRSKSRHQLLSIKNRFKGKIIVNKEKCEKLIRSKCCKNAKRGFTKERKIRKSVHPFEKMIFLNNVENFLAVQNSTDHLKTAWEHFFKFCKDNLEATATQKCLRRASKDKAPKGGNLSVDIVDIPEKNAGGDSPHVKCIQYNTKCGKKEEGRRLTVLIKKQVVKMEHFTCTKRKSKANVRGKKGLVISKNTQPNASFHKRNNTNDMRCERPNKESPIVVHQIVMDVYNVDTHYHDNCMEVCQALPLWRVLFVEYCLLTYNVATTNCNTKLRSIPDLNQKKQKKKNNKNKEKTGTISTVVNFLNHLSSTFPQMKKSRSSISLAVSTVMCKTYNVRGGIMEFLNSTNKKHHDICQIQIARIISIPYCIQRDPHHQCIRNDVYYDLYQAVYLARHCYVIFQKAIMSIFCSTTHQQSFLCVQNCLENCITEMGHSFFQREMSTFAIFRAASNAISISTTVRNKLPFPKPIFFRKYKILVTQYHNIVNYALFFLDLCENIISYHFKKKKILLRTKEKISLLLYYFGERHGVVKYERKYFFHHSCSKRCSKQEKYCERNFVSWLSDLKHEDIKSEVEINLPAYLQRFKDKRGQTEESYQCVHQNEISPHQNSPRNSSNYYTTLYSAMKKLILYFCHYFVAPSDTIIKYRNVCKMWHKLKKPSASASECTKNFLHIHVIHTLSSFLKRDFVKLAYARKGQGSSFHGPSDRNACSIYRSSSGRSRGGTHERSLKNQTHIGVSPPSRQHKNEVVYTPNSTHKTEESGMRTCTSDHTQRDKSNNYHPRMLDPSEDRHSQYLKLQMKGKLTVHFKHRMDSHKMRCGSNGDRPNNHTHKPDDSRRNIAETNPNSSNQYYIEKERFLKLHNNVVGRTDQMENKMNCTHDYTHDYTHNDTHANLNNRMNNKHVGNYSNTNGTIIRDQLPRSMERLKYRRNLRTECQNSLQHNMNHMSYCYNGQQIRWQTNPNSFMPSEGHMHGSGNYSCGNGCNRPCRSNYGSFIYGSFLHSNNPHRDYPYRGYHQNGYHHNGYDQNGDFYNYTPHNTSSHNFYCGYQNRFHPSSSPFVGINNYVPHYGNRTFVKGGELPQKDKKDISYYFNAFFNHGTNDIHFSSTVDKNKETNCTHRYTQPHQNNGPSNYYNIPSGVYTTNHNNLKKQNKLCKMCKKKRVRENEDYYPTNRNGNPFEGISNMKKDPSVYNTNGGLFYEQCLSINALSSQTGRGVLPRNCNGDLTNDNTHVLNNSSALSVFRNCNNVNGVTDIFCMCGARIDAGDGEDSDREGGDKEGDGNGSGDNKGGGNEGGDNQGDKESNKGGKKSGADNNGSGSGSGGGNKKNKNNSNSNNDDDNEQGGNDQNKGDCNKQSTCSTTSKKKKSKKKKTEKKMTTCKNKNIQKKSMLNSKCAKGGKKKNSKFAKSKEENKKSKIDNKEDADNAVTPHNENNTKKDKLADESPINSNSKATSNVEESQVEKLPEISTPFKRYLEFVNKIDFDIKFGNAYIKLGKKLSSQNKCQFDVYEAEVVAVDNISSLFSTNIQNFENFYSLIKRNVNSYDYMKINLNNQNYGQNFEIDDSNLEDFLNHSQDSNLILNYFTNTVNAPNEDSKNSPANSKNVASRKRTFLSYINLSQSDTSKQISNDQSNPVQAEMPQNEHIKNVGSNHENISSSKKWKNAGNNVVDGSPNSNANTNGAAPSDMYTARIVNMNANANVNADINANANANSSASVRPDGSNATHKDGAAIAGLANSTALPRGPNDTQSTLLSNRMIGKSCSIMKKEGESFSNCRDGNDGNNDLNGNSGSNPVAGGNLSNPPSSKHMDNVPQNEAQNVPPNEPQNNPESAPNKALYKSLIHEINRINFLRVFGYKSLYDLLKDQCKLFLVQKMTMEANTMYNIIKHVVRYNYINDAINNPFTIYQHSLKNIPASKFAIKILNTSTCGIYKLKYKIHSLLSEGKQLRNVNIEIENYAQRKYQSEEYIRKCHEQSVKNILQSKKATQFDSFSTLNISSSDLSNSQYLESYKKFCSQKDTTANNHLDVCRSTIKHPDSSRSTIKHPDSSRSTNKPPDSSRSSNEHLDLYLSEILSIRNLMNTTLPPNNEMQACNYEQQNKHNYSMEIDKASEDKNICASNGLNSTTTNTKQNSISSNNLTSELSQIPIGDISINSPNNAVYPFICKYCLNIFFDKDIALTNDGSNTTLNKTLLSNHAEKNNEGNHVWDSTTAKKKKLMAQYVDTFDHSCVSKSGPRAKENNYIAQVDSGGRGKEENGEIARTKDATSNGGSELGSHNIGSSRGAHCNGGNGGNSGKRDNRNNRSNRKNSRSIYLHTRNKIKRESIRRKRKRIANNKQKAGKNKNVRNKRVTKKVTKLKTKHKIINKRRRGIDAKKEKKVINLEVQNDLADTANEKNRQQNNASVNAKLSKNSTHDCKPTSPVKREMPQSVVSCVSSPSKNLRQSNDLQNLPINIHAPDNSSNQNISTPSKMKINVCKRCKEKNAPRESPLAKEILKKNKKHPGSVPKYLWSSVGITKNREHVIGVAMQMIDGCTLTYIIQKLKGTENVKQGQFLLDICKKLVKHLMIVCESVDNPIINWDTKPGNIMIEYETGISKIVCKKVTIIDVGDALPGRRFYFPTNPAYYEKIKNNNSQKNFNNFLYYVICTKGFCSPECALLVFLLSSLNKSEQFRKTWYGPDSNIFHIIKTRQLRIKYRWKKLLDLRFIQPVVRKRDLMLSGQSLSPLNRKCSCATEADDVRPASLKNRDGTYCGSLSRASSYNRRNSNRNNPKNNGKNNSRNNAKNNAKNNAKNNARNNNRSNTRGNSTGSKRTIQAEKNGPAPHPVSANVGPSHNQPNMTGGSGNGTIRNGNNGNPHSGTNLSQKDQNNEINGHIGEKKSKSKGSGNPVGENANSVPPGCKPIDHVAPNANSENMNVNSSEKRATADTHQPNSEEEDILKGHYLMKICTHDMTDDGEREHYSDNEEIKEYLIKKDEKIKDMEIKLSESERKKKKKRENEYFKMQNIDSWVVKFTTKTTIFSVGLVLCQLFGGNNLLSVVNKDEVKVVDVLCEWNCKNSTNIYSGEKNITINELLPSRGIFADVLWRRKIKRIIKKCLQFVPSRRCSFKELYEDVKMLKRDFETYYNLNVHSTCDL; translated from the coding sequence atgatttACCTAACGTACCTGAAAACCAGCCATTTTAACCTTAAGCCGGACGATGTGGAACCAATGCTCAATAGTGATAATGAGGGAGTATTCCTTTTAAGGGACTCGTGTACTTCTGAAATTTTGGTGTATACAAACAAAACGTGCAAGGAGAAGTATCTAGAGAAGGAGGCGTCATGCTGGAGCACTCATGTGAGTTCCCTGTGCACGAGGGAAAAGCGAAACCAGCTGAATATGCAAAGTACACAAAGCactcaaaatggagaagaggatgaagaagagggTGAAGACGAAGATGAGAGCGAGGACGATGAAGAGGACACACCAACAGAAGCAAATGAACGCACCACAAGCCTGTACAACAGGGATAGACATTTTGTTAAGTACACACATGAACACAATTTTTGCAGAGCCCAACTGCTAAAAGGTACACTTAACAAAAAGATAAGTAAAataaagggagaaaaaaaaataacaaagcaGGACAATCGATCGAAGAGCAGGCACCAATTGTTATCCATTAAAAACAGGtttaagggaaaaataattgtaaacAAGGAGAAATGCGAAAAGCTGATCCGTAGCAAATGTTGCAAGAACGCTAAAAGGGGATTCAccaaggagagaaaaataagaaaaagtgTACACCCATTCGAGAAAATGATTTTCCTCAACAATGTAGAAAATTTCCTAGCCGTACAAAACAGTACGGATCATCTCAAGACAGCTtgggaacatttttttaaattttgtaagGACAACTTAGAAGCTACCGCTACACAGAAGTGTCTACGTAGAGCCAGTAAGGACAAGGccccaaaaggaggaaaccTCTCTGTGGACATAGTAGACATCCCTGAAAAGAATGCTGGAGGCGATTCTCCACACGTCAAGTGTATACAATATAACACAAAATGcggaaagaaggaagaaggaagacgATTAACTGTTCTCATTAAAAAGCAGGTTGTCAAAATGGAACATTTTACCtgcacaaaaagaaaaagtaaagcAAATGTTCGAGGTAAAAAGGGGTTAGTCATCtcaaaaaatacacaacCAAACGCCTCATTTCACAAAAGAAATAACACAAATGATATGAGATGCGAGAGACCCAACAAAGAGTCCCCCATCGTAGTACACCAAATCGTCATGGATGTGTATAATGTAGACACGCATTATCATGACAACTGTATGGAAGTGTGCCAAGCACTCCCGTTGTGGCGTGTCCTTTTTGTTGAGTACTGCCTCCTGACGTATAACGTTGCCACCACGAACTGCAACACCAAGTTGAGAAGCATTCCTGACTTgaaccaaaaaaaacaaaaaaaaaagaataacaagaacaaagaaaaaacaggaaCCATCTCAACCGTAGTAAACTTCCTAAACCACTTGAGCAGTACCTTCccacaaatgaaaaagagcAGAAGCTCTATATCGTTAGCAGTTTCAACAGTTATGTGCAAAACATATAACGTACGAGGCGGCATTAtggaatttttaaattccacAAACAAAAAGCACCATGACATATGTCAAATCCAAATCGCAAGGATAATAAGCATACCGTATTGCATACAAAGAGACCCCCATCATCAGTGCATACGAAATGATGTTTACTACGATTTGTACCAAGCAGTTTATCTAGCTCGTCATTGCTATGTAATATTTCAAAAGGCAATAATGAGTATCTTCTGTAGTACAACTCATCAGCAGTCATTTTTGTGCGTACAAAATTGCCTAGAAAATTGCATCACAGAAATGGGCCATTCGTTCTTCCAAAGAGAAATGTCCACATTCGCCATCTTTAGAGCTGCGTCCAATGCAATCTCCATCTCTACCACAGTGAGAAACAAACTACCCTTTCCAAAACCCATATTTTTCAGAAAGTACAAAATTCTGGTTACACAATATCATAATATCGTCAAttatgcccttttttttcttgacCTATGTGAAAATATCATCtcttatcattttaaaaagaaaaaaattctgctacgtacaaaagaaaaaataagtttattaCTCTACTACTTTGGAGAACGCCATGGGGTTGTGAAATACGagcgaaaatatttttttcaccacagCTGTAGCAAACGTTGTAGTAAGCAGGAAAAGTATTGCGAAAGGAATTTTGTAAGCTGGTTGTCTGACCTGAAACATGAGGATATCAAATCTGAAGTGGAAATCAATTTGCCAGCATATTTGCAACGCTTCAAGGATAAAAGGGGGCAGACGGAAGAGTCGTATCAATGTGTACATCAAAACGAAATTTCCCCTCATCAGAATAGCCCACGcaattcttcaaattattaTACTACACTGTATTCCGCAATGAAGAAACTAATTCTCTACTTTTGCCACTACTTTGTTGCTCCATCGGATaccataataaaatataggaATGTTTGCAAAATGTGGCACAAGTTAAAGAAGCCCAGCGCGAGTGCATCAGAATGTACTAAAAATTTCTTGCACATACATGTTATACACACGCTTTCTAGTTTCCTCAAACGcgattttgtgaaattaGCATATGCTCGAAAGGGGCAGGGGTCTAGCTTCCACGGCCCTTCGGATCGCAATGCATGTAGTATCTACCGAAGTTCCAGTGGCCGCTCCCGTGGCGGCACACACGAGAGAAGCCTGAAAAATCAGACACACATAGGAGTAAGCCCCCCTTCAAGACAACACAAAAACGAAGTGGTCTACACCCCCAACAGTACTCATAAAACTGAAGAGAGTGGAATGAGAACATGCACAAGTGATCATACACAAAGGGACAAATCGAATAATTATCACCCACGGATGTTGGACCCATCAGAAGATAGACACTCTCAATATTTAAAACTCCAaatgaaaggaaaattaaCGGTGCACTTCAAGCACCGAATGGACAGTCACAAAATGCGTTGTGGTAGCAACGGTGATAGGCCAAACAATCACACACATAAACCGGATGACAGCAGAAGAAATATAGCCGAAACGAACCCTAACAGTAGTAACCAGTACTAcatagaaaaggaaagattcCTTAAACTTCACAACAACGTGGTTGGGAGGACTGACCAgatggaaaacaaaatgaactgcACGCATGACTACACGCATGACTACACGCATAACGACACACACGCAAATCTCAACAATCGTATGAATAATAAACACGTCGGAAATTATTCCAATACGAACGGAACCATTATTAGGGATCAATTGCCCCGTTCCATGGAGCGACTTAAGTACCGTAGAAACCTTCGCACCGAATGTCAAAATAGTTTACAACATAATATGAACCATATGAGTTACTGCTACAATGGGCAGCAAATAAGGTGGCAAACGAACCCGAACAGTTTCATGCCCAGCGAAGGGCATATGCACGGAAGTGGAAACTACAGTTGCGGAAATGGGTGCAATAGGCCTTGCCGCAGCAACTATGGCAGCTTCATCTATGGCAGCTTCCTCCATAGTAACAACCCCCATAGAGACTACCCCTATAGAGGCTACCACCAGAACGGTTACCATCATAACGGCTATGACCAAAACGGCGACTTCTACAACTACACCCCCCATAACACAAGCTCTCATAACTTCTATTGCGGTTATCAGAACCGCTTCCACCCCAGCAGCAGCCCTTTTGTGGGAATAAATAACTACGTGCCCCACTACGGCAACAGAACTTTCGTTAAAGGGGGAGAACTCCCGcagaaagataaaaaagacATCAGCTACTACTTCAACGCCTTTTTCAACCACGGTACGAATGACATCCATTTCAGCAGTACCGTCgacaaaaacaaagaaaCAAACTGCACCCACAGGTACACCCAGCCTCATCAAAATAATGGCCCATCAAATTATTACAACATCCCCAGCGGTGTGTATACTACTAATCataacaatttgaagaaacaaaataaattgtgtaaaatgtgcaaaaagaaacgcgtgagagaaaatgaagattATTACCCTACCAACAGGAATGGCAACCCATTTGAGGGAATTTCGAATATGAAAAAGGACCCGAGCGTTTATAACACAAATGGAGGACTCTTTTACGAACAGTGCCTATCCATTAATGCCTTAAGCAGCCAAACGGGTAGAGGAGTGCTCCCACGGAATTGCAACGGTGATTTGACAAACGATAATACGCACGTTTTAAATAACAGCAGTGCACTGAGCGTCTTCAGAAACTGCAATAATGTGAACGGAGTTACGGACATCTTCTGCATGTGTGGTGCCAGGATCGACGCTGGCGACGGCGAGGATAGTGACAGAGAAGGCGGCGACAAGGAAGGCGATGGTAACGGAAGTGGTGATAACAAAGGCGGTGGTAACGAGGGCGGTGACAACCAAGGCGACAAGGAAAGCAACAAGGGTGGCAAAAAGAGCGGCGCCGACAACAACGGTAGTGGAAGCGGCAGCGGCGGCGGTAACAAGAAGAACAAGaacaacagcaacagcaacaacGACGACGATAACGAGCAGGGGGGAAACGACCAAAACAAAGGGGACTGCAATAAGCAGAGCACGTGCAGCACTACcagcaagaagaaaaaaagcaaaaaaaaaaaaacagaaaaaaaaatgaccacttgtaagaataaaaatattcaaaaaaaaagtatgctTAATTCTAAGTGCGctaaaggagggaaaaagaaaaatagcAAATTTGCCAAGagcaaagaagaaaataaaaaaagcaaaatagaCAACAAGGAAGATGCAGACAATGCAGTAACTCCCCATAATGAGAACAACAccaaaaaggataaattgGCCGATGAGAGCCCAATAAATTCCAATTCCAAAGCTACGAGCAATGTGGAGGAATCCCAAGTGGAAAAATTGCCCGAAATCAGTACTCCATTTAAGCGATATCTAGagtttgtaaataaaatagattTTGACATAAAGTTTGGAAATGCATACataaaattaggaaaaaaattgagttCTCAAAATAAATGCCAATTTGATGTGTACGAAGCAGAGGTTGTGGCCGTGGACAATATTAGCAGCCTTTTCTCCACCAACATTCAAAACTTTGAAAACTTCTACAGTTTAATTAAGAGAAATGTAAACAGCTAtgattatatgaaaataaatttaaataatcaaAATTATGGGCAAAATTTCGAAATTGATGACAGCAATTTGGAGGACTTCCTCAACCATTCGCAGGATTCCAATTTGATTCTTAACTATTTTACGAATACTGTAAATGCCCCAAATGAAGATAGCAAAAACAGCCCAGCAAATTCGAAAAATGTAGCTTCAAGGAAAAGAACCTTTTTGTCTTATATTAACCTGTCGCAGAGTGACACCTCCAAACAGATCTCTAACGACCAGTCAAATCCCGTCCAAGCGGAAATGCCGCAAAACGAGCATATCAAGAATGTGGGCAGTAATCATGAAAATATAAGTAGCAgcaagaagtggaagaacgCAGGTAACAACGTGGTGGACGGCTCCCCTAACAGCAATGCTAACACCAACGGCGCAGCCCCGAGCGATATGTACACCGCCAGGATAGTTAACATGAATGCGAATGCGAATGTTAATGCGGATATTAATGCTAATGCGAATGCTAATTCTAGCGCCAGTGTAAGGCCAGACGGCTCAAATGCTACACACAAAGACGGCGCCGCCATCGCGGGGCTTGCCAATTCGACTGCCCTACCAAGAGGCCCAAACGACACACAGTCCACTCTTTTGAGCAACAGAATGATTGGCAAAAGCTGCTCTATCATGAAGAAGGAGGGGGAATCATTTTCCAACTGCAGGGATGGCAATGATGGCAATAATGACCTCAATGGTAACAGTGGCAGTAACCCCGTTGCAGGGGGCAATCTGTCCAACCCCCCAAGCTCGAAGCACATGGACAATGTACCCCAAAATGAAGCGCAAAATGTACCCCCAAATGAACCGCAAAACAACCCCGAAAGCGCGCCCAACAAGGCGCTCTACAAAAGCCTCATCCATGAAATAAACAGAATAAACTTCCTAAGGGTGTTTGGATATAAATCCCTATACGACCTACTGAAAGATCAGTGCAAACTGTTCCTTGTGCAGAAAATGACCATGGAGGCAAACACCATGTACAACATAATCAAGCACGTAGTTAGGTACAACTACATCAATGACGCCATAAATAACCCCTTTACGATTTATCAACACTCGCTAAAAAACATACCAGCCAGTAAATTCGCCATCAAAATACTAAATACGAGTACATGCGGCATCTACAAATTAAAGTACAAAATACACAGCCTCCTATCTGAGGGGAAACAACTCAGGAATGTCAACATcgaaattgaaaattatGCGCAGAGAAAGTACCAGTCGGAGGAATACATAAGAAAATGTCATGAGCAAAGTGTCAAAAATATTCTCCAAAGTAAAAAAGCCACCCAGTTTGATAGTTTCTCAACTCTAAATATCTCCAGTTCGGATTTATCAAACAGCCAGTACCTAGAAtcgtataaaaaattttgttcccaAAAAGACACAACCGCAAATAACCATCTTGATGTGTGTCGCTCCACGATTAAGCACCCAGATTCGAGTCGCTCCACGATTAAACACCCCGACTCCAGTCGCTCCACAAATAAACCCCCCGATTCCAGTCGCTCCTCAAATGAACACTTAGATTTGTACCTTTCAGAAATTCTCAGCATTAGGAATTTAATGAATACCACACTTCCCCCCAATAATGAAATGCAGGCGTGTAATTATGAGCAACAAAACAAACACAACTACAGCATGGAAATTGACAAAGCAAGTGAAGATAAAAACATCTGTGCAAGTAACGGTCTAAATAGCACCACCACTAATACTAAGCAGAACAGCATCAGCAGTAACAACCTCACGAGCGAGTTGAGTCAAATTCCAATAGGAGACATTTCCATCAATTCTCCCAACAACGCTGTTTACCCATTTATATGCAAGTACTGCTTAAACATTTTCTTCGACAAAGATATAGCGTTAACAAATGATGGGAGTAATACCACCTTAAACAAAACCCTTTTGAGCAATCAcgctgaaaaaaataatgaaggcAACCATGTTTGGGACAGTACTActgcgaagaagaaaaaactgatGGCTCAATATGTGGACACCTTTGATCATTCGTGCGTCTCGAAAAGTGGTCCTCGTGCGAAGGAAAATAACTACATTGCTCAAGTGGATAGCGGCGGAAGAggtaaagaagaaaacggaGAAATTGCGAGAACGAAAGACGCCACCAGCAATGGCGGAAGTGAACTCGGCAGCCACAACATCGGAAGTAGCCGCGGCGCCCACTGCAATGGTGGCAATGGTGGCAATAGTGGCAAACGTGACAACCGCAACAACCGCAGCAACCGCAAGAACAGCAGAAGTATATACCTACACACAAGGAACAAAATCAAGAGGGAGAGCATCAGGAGAAAGCGCAAACGAATCGCCAACAACAAACAGAAGGCgggcaaaaacaaaaatgtccGAAACAAACGGGTTACGAAAAAGGTAaccaaattaaaaacaaagcataaaattataaacaaaagaagaagaggaattgatgcgaaaaaagaaaaaaaagtcatcAATTTGGAGGTCCAAAATGATCTTGCCGATACCgcgaatgagaaaaataggCAGCAAAATAACGCTTCTGTCAACGCAAAATTATCGAAAAATTCTACACACGATTGCAAACCCACATCTCCTGTAAAGAGAGAAATGCCCCAGAGTGTAGTCTCTTGTGTTTCCTCCCCCAGTAAGAACTTACGCCAAAGCAACGACCTACAGAACCTTCCAATAAATATCCACGCACCAGACAATTCGTCCAACCAGAATATAAGCACTCccagcaaaatgaaaatcaaTGTTTGCAAAAGGTgtaaggagaaaaatgcacCACGCGAAAGTCCCTTagcaaaagaaattttaaaaaaaaacaaaaaacatcCCGGCTCAGTACCAAAATATCTATGGTCATCCGTtggaataacaaaaaatagggaGCACGTGATAGGAGTAGCCATGCAAATGATTGACGGGTGTACATTAACGTACATTATTcagaaattaaaaggaacggaaaatgtaaaacaaGGTCAGTTCTTGCTggacatttgcaaaaaattagtTAAACATTTAATGATTGTGTGCGAATCGGTTGACAATCCAATCATTAATTGGGATACCAAACCAGGAAACATTATGATTGAATACGAAACGGGAATTTCAAAAATTGTTTGTAAAAAGGTTACCATCATAGATGTAGGCGATGCTTTACCGGGTAGACGTTTCTACTTTCCAACAAATCCTGCGTactatgaaaaaattaaaaataataattctcAAAAGAACTTTAATAATTTCCTATACTATGTAATATGTACCAAGGGGTTTTGTTCTCCTGAATGTGCCCTCCTAGTTTTCCTATTATCATCTCTGAACAAATCCGAACAGTTTAGAAAGACATGGTATGGCCCCGACTCAAACATTTTCCACATTATCAAAACGAGACAGTTAAGAATAAAGTACAGGTGGAAGAAGCTCCTAGACTTGCGCTTTATTCAGCCCGTTGTGAGGAAGAGAGATCTTATGCTTAGCGGTCAATCACTAAGTCCACTGAATCGAAAATGCTCATGCGCTACTGAAGCGGATGACGTCCGACCAGCTTCTTTGAAAAACAGAGATGGTACTTACTGTGGCAGCCTCAGCCGTGCCAGCAGCTATAACCGCAGGAATAGCAACAGGAATAATCCCAAGAATAACGGCAAGAATAACTCTAGGAATAATGCCAAGAATAACGCCAAGAATAATGCTAAGAATAACGCCAGGAATAACAACAGGAGTAACACCAGAGGAAACAGCACTGGTAGCAAGAGAACGATCCAGGCGGAGAAAAACGGTCCAGCTCCCCACCCGGTGAGTGCCAACGTGGGACCTTCCCACAACCAGCCCAATATGACCGGTGGGAGCGGAAATGGAACCATTCGAAACGGCAACAACGGTAATCCGCACAGTGGCACGAACCTGTCCCAGAAAGACCagaataatgaaataaatggACACATCGGCgagaagaaaagcaaaagcaaagGCAGTGGCAACCCCGTTGGAGAAAACGCAAACAGTGTACCCCCAGGATGCAAACCGATTGACCACGTCGCACCCAACGCCAATTCAGAAAACATGAATGTCAACTCGTCGGAAAAACGAGCAACCGCGGATACTCATCAGCCAAAtagcgaagaggaagacatATTAAAAGGCCACTACTTAATGAAGATATGCACTCATGACATGACGGATGATGGTGAGAGAGAACATTACTCAGATAacgaagaaataaaagagtatttaattaaaaaggatgaaaaaataaaagatatgGAAATCAAATTAAGCGAAtcggaaaggaagaaaaaaaaaaaaagagaaaatgaatattttaaaatgcaaaatattgATTCATGGGTAGTCAAATTCACAACAAAAACAACAATCTTCAGCGTCGGGCTAGTATTATGCCAATTATTTGGtggaaataatttattaagcGTTGTTAACAAAGACGAAGTGAAGGTAGTCGATGTGTTATGTGAATGGAATTGCAAAAACAGCACGAACATTTATtctggagaaaaaaatatcaccATTAATGAGTTGTTGCCAAGTAGAGGAATTTTTGCTGATGTCTtatggaggaggaaaattaaaagaataataaaaaaatgtttgcaaTTTGTACCATCCAGAAGATGCTCATTTAAGGAATTGTATGAGGACGTAAAAATGCTCAAGAGGGATTTTGAAACTTACTACAATTTAAACGTCCACTCCACATGTGATTTGTAG